One region of Apus apus isolate bApuApu2 chromosome 6, bApuApu2.pri.cur, whole genome shotgun sequence genomic DNA includes:
- the PLEKHA3 gene encoding pleckstrin homology domain-containing family A member 3 isoform X2 — protein sequence MAVCEIKVHATDNTRMELIIPGEQHFYMKAVNAAERQRWLVALGSAKACLADTRTKKEKEINETNESLKTKMSELRLYCDLLMQQVHTIQEFVHHDETRSPPSIENMNEASSLLSATCNTFITTLEECVKIANAKFKPEMFQLPHPDPLVSPVSPSPVQMMKRSISHPGPCYSERNNHSVKEPVSSLHRFSQQCRRTYSDTESCSDAPCEDSQRSAHCSRSAVNGDLVSATIPEENRSVSKERSELEETLSSFSS from the exons ATGGCTGTGTGTGAAATAAAAG TTCATGCAACAGACAACACAAGAATGGAGTTGATCATCCCAGGGGAACAGCATTTCTATATGAAAGCAGTTAATGCAGCTGAAAGGCAGAGGTGGCTGGTAGCACTGGGGAGTGCAAAAGCCTGTTTAGCAGAtaccagaacaaaaaaagaaaaag aaataaatgagACCAATGAATCtcttaaaaccaaaatgtcCGAACTTCGTCTCTACTGTGATCTTTTAATGCAGCAAGTTCATACAATACAAGAATTTGTTCACCATGATGAGACTCGTTCTCCTCCCAGCATTGAG AACATGAATGAAGCCTCTTCCTTGCTTAGTGCCACATGTAATACATTTATCACAACGCTCGAAGAATGTGTGAAGATCGCTAATGCGAAGTTTAAGCCAGAAATGTTCCAGCTGCCTCATCCTGATCCCTTAGTTTCTCCTGTGTCACCATCACCTGTCCAAATG atgaAGCGTTCCATTAGCCACCCTGGTCCTTGCTATTCAGAAAG GAATAATCACTCTGTAAAAGAACCAGTTTCATCCCTTCACCGATTTTCACAGCAGTGCAGAAGAACATACTCGGATACAGAATCTTGCAGTGATGCTCCCTGTGAAGATTCTCAGA GATCTGCTCACTGTTCTAGAAGTGCTGTCAATGGAGATCTGGTATCAGCAACTattcctgaagaaaacagatcagTGTCAAAGGAAAGATCTGAACTGGAAGAGACTCTTTcatccttttcttcttga
- the PLEKHA3 gene encoding pleckstrin homology domain-containing family A member 3 isoform X1 gives MEGVLYKWTNYLAGWQPRWFVLDNGILSYYDSQDDVCKGSKGSIKMAVCEIKVHATDNTRMELIIPGEQHFYMKAVNAAERQRWLVALGSAKACLADTRTKKEKEINETNESLKTKMSELRLYCDLLMQQVHTIQEFVHHDETRSPPSIENMNEASSLLSATCNTFITTLEECVKIANAKFKPEMFQLPHPDPLVSPVSPSPVQMMKRSISHPGPCYSERNNHSVKEPVSSLHRFSQQCRRTYSDTESCSDAPCEDSQRSAHCSRSAVNGDLVSATIPEENRSVSKERSELEETLSSFSS, from the exons GTTGGCAGCCTCGGTGGTTTGTTTTAGACAATGGGATATTGTCATACTATGATTCACAGGATGATGTTTGCAAAGGGAGCAAAGGAAGTATAAAGATGGCTGTGTGTGAAATAAAAG TTCATGCAACAGACAACACAAGAATGGAGTTGATCATCCCAGGGGAACAGCATTTCTATATGAAAGCAGTTAATGCAGCTGAAAGGCAGAGGTGGCTGGTAGCACTGGGGAGTGCAAAAGCCTGTTTAGCAGAtaccagaacaaaaaaagaaaaag aaataaatgagACCAATGAATCtcttaaaaccaaaatgtcCGAACTTCGTCTCTACTGTGATCTTTTAATGCAGCAAGTTCATACAATACAAGAATTTGTTCACCATGATGAGACTCGTTCTCCTCCCAGCATTGAG AACATGAATGAAGCCTCTTCCTTGCTTAGTGCCACATGTAATACATTTATCACAACGCTCGAAGAATGTGTGAAGATCGCTAATGCGAAGTTTAAGCCAGAAATGTTCCAGCTGCCTCATCCTGATCCCTTAGTTTCTCCTGTGTCACCATCACCTGTCCAAATG atgaAGCGTTCCATTAGCCACCCTGGTCCTTGCTATTCAGAAAG GAATAATCACTCTGTAAAAGAACCAGTTTCATCCCTTCACCGATTTTCACAGCAGTGCAGAAGAACATACTCGGATACAGAATCTTGCAGTGATGCTCCCTGTGAAGATTCTCAGA GATCTGCTCACTGTTCTAGAAGTGCTGTCAATGGAGATCTGGTATCAGCAACTattcctgaagaaaacagatcagTGTCAAAGGAAAGATCTGAACTGGAAGAGACTCTTTcatccttttcttcttga